In a single window of the Agrobacterium vitis genome:
- a CDS encoding sterol desaturase family protein, with protein MKILASFLVWPGVFVFGLTGSYFAFSSSHPLLGFVAVYLCAFGLLALSERFLPYEPTWLEGDGETVNDVAHTLLTKGLVEFLSGLTVIFPMAAARVLQPLTALEFHLWPTGLPMVLQVVLGLVVAEFGLYWAHRIAHERLFFWRFHALHHSVSRLWVVNTGRFHVMDSLFKVALSQLPLYLLGAPVAVFLWVGAATAFIGILTHCNVAVRTGILDFVFSTPRLHRWHHSKILREGNTNYGENLVLFDQIFGTYYNPEHGPSTNIGISGTVAKGFVGQLVQPFTVKGQRQILGARPVEEGALAPPDVVAQNSRLTSSLSTDSAPPPKAA; from the coding sequence ATGAAAATACTCGCTTCCTTCCTGGTGTGGCCGGGCGTGTTTGTGTTCGGGCTGACGGGCTCCTATTTCGCTTTTTCCAGTTCTCATCCGCTGCTTGGCTTCGTTGCGGTCTATCTCTGTGCTTTCGGTCTTCTGGCGCTTAGTGAGCGGTTCCTGCCATATGAGCCGACCTGGCTGGAAGGCGATGGCGAGACCGTCAACGATGTCGCCCATACGCTGTTGACCAAGGGCCTGGTTGAGTTTCTGTCGGGCCTGACGGTGATTTTTCCCATGGCCGCCGCCCGGGTGTTGCAACCGCTGACGGCGTTGGAATTTCACCTTTGGCCAACAGGCCTGCCCATGGTGTTGCAGGTGGTTTTGGGGCTGGTCGTTGCTGAATTCGGTCTTTACTGGGCACATCGGATTGCCCATGAACGGCTGTTTTTCTGGCGGTTCCATGCGCTGCATCACAGCGTTTCCAGGCTCTGGGTGGTCAATACCGGGCGTTTCCATGTGATGGATTCGCTGTTCAAGGTGGCGCTCAGCCAGCTGCCGCTCTACCTGCTGGGCGCGCCTGTGGCCGTCTTTCTCTGGGTTGGTGCGGCCACCGCGTTCATCGGCATCCTCACCCATTGCAATGTCGCGGTGCGCACCGGTATTCTCGACTTCGTGTTCAGCACGCCGCGCCTGCATCGCTGGCACCATTCAAAGATTTTGCGCGAAGGCAATACCAATTACGGCGAGAACCTTGTCCTCTTCGATCAGATATTCGGGACCTATTACAATCCCGAACACGGACCCAGCACCAATATCGGCATCAGCGGCACGGTGGCCAAGGGCTTTGTCGGTCAATTGGTCCAGCCCTTCACGGTGAAGGGCCAGCGGCAGATTCTTGGGGCTCGGCCGGTCGAGGAGGGGGCGCTCGCACCCCCCGATGTCGTTGCTCAGAATTCGCGCTTGACCAGCAGCCTGTCCACCGACAGCGCTCCGCCACCAAAGGCCGCATAA
- the ruvC gene encoding crossover junction endodeoxyribonuclease RuvC, translating into MTSAIRIIGIDPGLRRTGWGVIETLGNSLRFIASGTVTSDGDMDLASRLCQLHDGLADVVHLHQPDEAAVEQTFVNKDAVATLKLGQARGIAMLVPARAGLPVAEYAPNAVKKAVIGVGHGDKQQIHMMLKILMPKAEFKGNDAADALAIAICHAHNRGGERMRRALAG; encoded by the coding sequence ATGACAAGCGCGATTCGTATTATCGGCATCGATCCGGGCCTGCGCCGCACCGGCTGGGGCGTTATCGAGACGTTGGGCAATTCATTGCGCTTCATCGCGTCCGGTACGGTAACCTCCGATGGCGATATGGATCTGGCTTCCAGACTGTGCCAGCTGCATGATGGACTGGCCGATGTGGTGCATCTTCACCAGCCGGATGAAGCCGCGGTGGAACAGACTTTCGTCAATAAGGACGCGGTAGCGACACTGAAGCTTGGCCAGGCGCGTGGAATTGCCATGCTGGTGCCTGCCCGTGCCGGATTGCCGGTGGCGGAATATGCCCCGAATGCAGTGAAAAAAGCGGTGATCGGCGTCGGCCATGGCGATAAGCAGCAGATCCATATGATGCTGAAGATCCTGATGCCGAAGGCCGAATTCAAGGGCAATGATGCGGCCGATGCCTTGGCCATCGCCATCTGTCACGCGCATAATCGCGGTGGTGAACGGATGCGCCGGGCGCTGGCGGGATAA
- a CDS encoding phosphoserine transaminase, with protein sequence MVDITAPAVRPANTHFSSGPCSKRPGWSLEALSDAPLGRSHRAKVGKDKLKLAIDLTREILNVPADYRIGIVPASDTGAVEMALWSLLGERGVDMLSWESFGAGWVTDVVKQLKLADVRKFNADYGLLPNLADVDFDRDVVFTWNGTTSGVRVPNADFIPADRKGLTICDATSAAFAQEMDFSKLDVVTFSWQKVLGGEGGHGMLILSPRAVARLESYAPAWPLPKIFRLTSGGKLIEGIFKGETINTPSMLCVEDYIDALQWAKSLGGLDALIARADANAKVIFDFVAANDWIANLAQVDETRSNTSVCLTIADPDVLALPAEEQAAFAKGIATLLEKQGVAYDIGAYRDAPAGLRIWAGATIETADMQALMPWLTWAYQTQKATLAKAAA encoded by the coding sequence ATGGTTGATATTACTGCACCCGCCGTACGTCCGGCGAATACGCATTTTTCGTCTGGCCCTTGCTCGAAGCGCCCCGGTTGGTCGCTTGAAGCACTCAGCGATGCCCCGCTCGGTCGTTCGCACCGCGCCAAGGTTGGCAAAGACAAGCTGAAGCTGGCCATTGACCTCACCCGTGAAATTCTGAACGTTCCTGCCGATTACCGCATTGGTATCGTTCCCGCATCTGACACTGGCGCTGTTGAAATGGCGCTCTGGTCCTTGCTGGGTGAACGCGGCGTGGACATGCTCTCTTGGGAAAGCTTTGGCGCTGGCTGGGTGACCGATGTGGTCAAGCAGCTCAAGCTTGCCGACGTTCGCAAGTTCAATGCCGATTACGGCCTGTTGCCAAACCTCGCTGATGTCGATTTCGACCGCGATGTGGTCTTCACCTGGAACGGCACCACCTCGGGCGTTCGCGTTCCCAATGCTGATTTCATTCCCGCTGACCGCAAGGGTCTGACCATCTGCGATGCGACTTCTGCCGCATTTGCGCAGGAGATGGATTTCTCCAAGCTCGACGTTGTCACCTTCTCCTGGCAGAAGGTTCTGGGCGGTGAGGGCGGTCATGGCATGTTGATCCTCAGCCCCCGCGCCGTTGCGCGTCTGGAAAGCTATGCACCGGCTTGGCCGCTGCCGAAGATTTTCCGTCTGACCTCTGGCGGCAAGCTGATTGAAGGCATCTTCAAGGGCGAAACCATCAACACGCCGTCGATGCTTTGCGTTGAAGATTATATTGATGCGCTTCAATGGGCGAAGTCGCTCGGCGGTCTGGATGCGCTGATTGCCCGTGCCGATGCCAATGCCAAGGTGATCTTCGATTTCGTCGCTGCCAATGACTGGATTGCCAATCTGGCGCAGGTTGACGAGACCCGCTCCAACACGTCGGTGTGCCTGACCATTGCCGATCCTGACGTTCTGGCTCTGCCCGCTGAAGAGCAGGCGGCTTTTGCCAAGGGCATTGCAACGCTTCTGGAAAAGCAGGGCGTGGCCTATGACATCGGTGCTTACCGCGATGCGCCTGCTGGCCTTCGCATCTGGGCTGGTGCCACCATTGAGACCGCCGACATGCAGGCTTTGATGCCGTGGCTGACCTGGGCTTACCAGACCCAGAAGGCAACGCTGGCCAAGGCTGCTGCTTAA
- the ruvA gene encoding Holliday junction branch migration protein RuvA, whose product MIGKLKGTIDEIGDDHVLVDVHGVCYVAHCSSRTLARLGSPGEAIVLFIETYVREDQLKLFGFMSALEREWFNLLQSVQGVGAKVALAILATLTPSELANAIALQDKPAIARAPGVGPKVALRLVTELKNKAPAFTGDAGSAIGLKQELGEGIASAPVSDAVSALTNLGYSRDQAANAIAAALKNGGEGADSAKLIRLGLKELSR is encoded by the coding sequence ATGATCGGCAAGCTCAAAGGCACCATTGATGAGATCGGCGACGACCATGTGCTGGTCGATGTGCACGGCGTCTGTTACGTCGCTCATTGTTCGTCACGCACCCTGGCGCGGCTGGGCTCACCCGGCGAAGCCATCGTGCTGTTCATCGAGACCTATGTGCGCGAGGACCAGCTGAAATTGTTCGGCTTCATGAGTGCGCTGGAGCGGGAGTGGTTTAATCTCCTGCAAAGTGTCCAGGGCGTCGGCGCCAAGGTGGCGCTGGCGATTTTGGCCACCCTCACCCCTTCCGAACTGGCCAATGCCATTGCCCTCCAGGACAAACCCGCCATTGCCAGAGCCCCTGGTGTCGGCCCGAAAGTGGCGCTGCGCCTCGTTACCGAATTGAAGAACAAGGCTCCGGCCTTCACTGGGGATGCCGGAAGTGCCATCGGCCTCAAGCAGGAACTGGGCGAAGGCATTGCCTCCGCCCCGGTTTCCGATGCGGTGTCAGCCCTGACCAATCTCGGCTATTCCCGCGACCAGGCCGCCAATGCCATCGCCGCCGCGTTGAAAAATGGTGGTGAAGGTGCAGACAGTGCCAAGCTGATCCGGCTGGGCTTGAAGGAGCTATCGCGGTGA
- a CDS encoding metallophosphoesterase, protein MITRRTFFKLLAGTAAGILSLGGYAGAVEPLLRLETTRYKLSPPGWPKGQSLRIVALADFHACEPWMPAERIARICDYANTLGGDVILLLGDYMSGMKLVTGVVPPEQWAKALSVLKAPYGVHAVCGNHDWWQDTEAQLQRLPETMAHRALRSVGINAMSNSVVRLGSDDQPFWVAGLEDQWAYLSGNHRIRGLDDLPGTLVKVTDNAPVILLAHEPDIFPTVPDRVSLTLSGHTHGGQVNLFGWTPVVPSRFGSRYVYGHREEGGRNIIVSGGLGCSVAPIRFGSPPEILVIDLV, encoded by the coding sequence TTGATAACCAGACGGACGTTTTTCAAGCTGCTGGCAGGCACCGCCGCTGGCATTCTGTCGCTTGGCGGCTATGCCGGTGCAGTGGAGCCGCTGCTGCGGCTGGAAACCACGCGCTACAAACTCTCCCCGCCCGGCTGGCCGAAGGGCCAAAGCCTGCGGATTGTTGCGCTTGCCGATTTTCATGCCTGTGAGCCCTGGATGCCGGCCGAGCGGATCGCCAGGATCTGCGACTATGCCAATACGTTGGGCGGCGATGTGATCCTGCTGCTGGGCGATTACATGTCCGGCATGAAACTGGTAACCGGCGTGGTGCCGCCGGAGCAATGGGCCAAGGCCCTGTCCGTCTTGAAAGCCCCCTATGGCGTCCATGCCGTCTGCGGCAATCACGATTGGTGGCAAGATACCGAGGCGCAGCTTCAACGCCTGCCGGAAACCATGGCCCATCGGGCGCTGCGCAGCGTCGGCATCAACGCCATGTCGAACAGCGTGGTGCGGCTGGGGTCGGACGATCAGCCTTTCTGGGTGGCCGGGCTGGAAGACCAATGGGCCTATCTCTCCGGCAATCATCGAATCCGTGGGCTCGATGACCTGCCCGGCACGCTGGTCAAGGTGACGGACAATGCTCCGGTCATCCTGCTGGCCCATGAACCGGATATTTTTCCAACCGTGCCGGATCGGGTCTCGCTGACGCTTTCGGGCCATACCCATGGCGGCCAGGTCAATCTGTTCGGCTGGACACCGGTCGTGCCGTCGCGCTTCGGCTCGCGTTATGTCTATGGCCATCGCGAGGAAGGTGGCCGCAACATCATCGTCTCGGGCGGACTTGGCTGTTCCGTCGCACCGATCCGGTTCGGCTCACCGCCGGAAATCCTTGTGATCGACTTGGTATAA
- a CDS encoding NUDIX hydrolase, which translates to MTVERHMIRLDKKPQLFTFRVAGVILQNGHLLVQKGANNPYWSLPGGRAEIGENSEQTIIREMHEEINRTVKIERLLWTVENFYSFGDYKAHVLGFFYLLKVETPLPFHPNDIVHCVIDGPTEVLFRWIPATAAAFNTYDVRPAFLGRFMGNLPERVEHLIVDEDSHDH; encoded by the coding sequence ATGACCGTTGAACGCCACATGATCCGGCTGGATAAAAAGCCGCAATTGTTTACCTTCCGGGTGGCGGGCGTGATCCTGCAAAACGGCCATTTGCTGGTGCAAAAGGGTGCAAACAATCCTTATTGGTCATTGCCCGGTGGTCGCGCCGAAATTGGCGAAAACAGTGAGCAAACAATCATCCGTGAGATGCACGAGGAGATTAACCGCACCGTCAAGATTGAGCGTCTGCTTTGGACAGTCGAAAATTTCTATTCCTTTGGTGATTATAAAGCCCACGTGCTCGGTTTCTTCTATCTTTTGAAAGTCGAAACACCGCTGCCCTTCCACCCAAATGACATTGTGCATTGTGTGATTGATGGGCCAACGGAAGTTCTGTTTCGCTGGATTCCCGCAACAGCTGCCGCCTTTAATACCTATGATGTCAGGCCCGCATTCCTGGGTCGCTTCATGGGCAATCTTCCCGAACGCG
- a CDS encoding outer membrane protein encodes MKRHLLALFAAGILAGPVNAADVYQPEPPPQDAPEVRVADTSGWYLRGDIGYSFNQLRGATFYQGSNANQASFDRHDLDNSYTLGGGVGYQINSHLRTDVTFDYLGKSDFTGSTRGSCGVSSACTSRDLSSLQAYTLMANAYVDLGTYASFTPYVGAGIGGSYVKWDKLKNTSCADDGSGCDGSEEHGGRGSWRFAYQLMVGTSIDITCDWKADIGYRFRQTTGGSMFGYKANGGPGSDKGFYSHDLHVGARYQFGGCPTPVAYEPPPLVYK; translated from the coding sequence ATGAAAAGACATCTATTGGCACTGTTTGCCGCCGGCATTCTGGCCGGTCCGGTAAACGCCGCCGACGTCTATCAGCCAGAACCGCCGCCGCAGGACGCTCCCGAAGTGCGGGTTGCTGATACGTCCGGCTGGTATCTGCGTGGTGATATCGGCTACTCCTTCAATCAGTTGCGCGGCGCGACATTCTACCAGGGCTCCAATGCCAATCAGGCCAGTTTCGACCGGCATGATCTCGATAACAGCTACACGCTGGGAGGCGGGGTTGGATACCAGATCAACAGTCATCTGCGCACCGATGTAACCTTCGACTATCTCGGCAAGTCGGATTTCACCGGCTCGACCCGCGGGTCCTGCGGTGTCTCCAGCGCCTGTACCTCGCGTGACCTGTCCTCCTTGCAGGCCTATACGCTGATGGCCAATGCCTATGTGGATCTCGGCACCTACGCCTCGTTCACGCCCTATGTCGGCGCGGGTATCGGCGGGTCCTACGTCAAATGGGACAAGCTGAAAAACACCTCCTGCGCCGATGACGGCAGTGGTTGCGATGGCAGCGAAGAGCATGGGGGCCGGGGTAGCTGGCGCTTTGCCTATCAGCTGATGGTCGGCACCTCGATTGATATTACCTGCGACTGGAAGGCCGATATCGGCTATCGCTTCCGCCAGACGACGGGTGGTAGCATGTTCGGCTACAAGGCCAATGGCGGTCCCGGCAGTGACAAGGGCTTCTACAGCCACGACCTGCATGTCGGCGCCCGCTACCAGTTCGGCGGCTGCCCGACGCCGGTTGCTTATGAGCCGCCACCTCTCGTCTATAAGTGA
- the ruvB gene encoding Holliday junction branch migration DNA helicase RuvB — translation MSAQNPVLTPEKRGEDVDSALRPQTLDDFTGQAEARANLKIFIEAAKNRGEALDHVLFVGPPGLGKTTLAQIMAKELGVNFRSTSGPVIAKAGDLAALLTNLEERDVLFIDEIHRLSPAVEEILYPAMEDFQLDLIIGEGPAARSVKIDLSKFTLVAATTRLGLLTTPLRDRFGIPVRLSFYTVEELELIVRRGARLMGLGMTDDGAREIARRARGTPRIAGRLLRRVRDFAEVARAPAVTREIADEALTRLLVDNMGLDQLDTRYLTMIAVNFGGGPVGIETIAAGLSEPRDAIEDIIEPYMIQQGFIQRTPRGRVLTAIAWKHLGLMPPKDMEAAQFRLTLEDDD, via the coding sequence ATGAGCGCTCAAAACCCTGTCCTCACCCCGGAAAAGCGCGGCGAAGACGTCGATTCGGCGCTCAGGCCGCAGACGCTGGACGACTTTACCGGCCAGGCGGAGGCCCGTGCCAATCTGAAGATCTTCATCGAAGCCGCCAAGAACCGGGGCGAAGCGCTGGATCATGTGCTGTTCGTCGGCCCGCCCGGCCTCGGCAAGACGACGCTGGCGCAGATCATGGCCAAGGAACTCGGTGTCAATTTCCGTTCGACGTCCGGTCCTGTGATTGCCAAGGCGGGGGATCTCGCGGCCCTCCTCACCAATCTGGAAGAGCGTGACGTGCTGTTCATCGATGAAATCCATCGCTTGAGCCCGGCGGTGGAGGAAATTCTCTATCCGGCCATGGAGGATTTCCAACTCGACCTGATCATCGGCGAAGGCCCGGCGGCGCGCTCGGTGAAAATCGACCTTTCCAAATTCACCCTGGTCGCCGCCACCACCCGGCTTGGCCTGTTGACCACGCCCTTGCGCGACCGGTTCGGCATTCCGGTGCGGCTGTCCTTCTATACGGTCGAAGAACTGGAGCTTATCGTGCGGCGCGGTGCGCGCCTGATGGGGCTTGGCATGACCGATGACGGGGCGCGGGAAATTGCCCGTCGCGCCCGCGGCACGCCGCGCATTGCCGGGCGGTTGCTGCGCCGGGTGCGCGATTTTGCCGAAGTTGCCCGTGCCCCCGCCGTCACCCGCGAGATCGCCGATGAGGCGCTCACGCGGTTACTTGTGGATAATATGGGCCTCGATCAGCTCGACACTCGTTATTTGACCATGATTGCCGTCAATTTTGGTGGGGGTCCAGTCGGCATTGAAACCATTGCCGCTGGCCTGTCCGAACCACGCGACGCCATCGAGGATATTATCGAGCCCTATATGATCCAGCAGGGTTTTATCCAGCGCACGCCGCGTGGCCGCGTTCTGACCGCGATTGCCTGGAAACATCTGGGCCTGATGCCGCCGAAAGACATGGAGGCCGCGCAGTTCCGCCTGACCCTTGAGGATGACGATTGA
- a CDS encoding AbrB/MazE/SpoVT family DNA-binding domain-containing protein codes for MNVFYATMTSKGQTTVPAEIRELLKLKPGDRIRYVVKNGEVTLKAKNKRLIDLAGILHRPGMPTLTIEEMDEAIGDAIVDHVMGRE; via the coding sequence ATGAACGTCTTCTACGCAACCATGACCTCCAAGGGTCAAACCACGGTCCCAGCCGAAATCAGGGAGCTGTTGAAGCTGAAGCCCGGCGACCGGATTCGCTACGTGGTGAAAAACGGTGAGGTCACGCTGAAAGCCAAGAACAAGCGGTTGATCGATCTGGCTGGTATCCTGCATCGTCCAGGCATGCCCACCCTGACGATTGAAGAGATGGATGAGGCGATCGGTGACGCCATCGTGGACCACGTGATGGGCCGAGAATGA
- a CDS encoding PIN domain-containing protein — MIGIDTNILLRLTMQDDDIQTKQALALADSLTQDQPGFVNSAVLLEFIWTARRQVKMSKEELKIILSGFLDSENLVLEDENVIELTLDEMDRSSEEFADIFIALKNRELGCRTTMTFDRKAARTVPHMELLA; from the coding sequence ATGATCGGCATCGACACCAATATTCTGCTGCGTCTCACCATGCAGGACGATGACATTCAAACCAAACAGGCGCTTGCACTGGCCGACAGCCTGACCCAGGACCAACCCGGCTTCGTCAATAGCGCGGTTTTGCTGGAATTCATCTGGACGGCACGTCGGCAGGTCAAGATGTCAAAAGAAGAATTGAAGATCATCCTATCCGGATTTCTCGATTCTGAAAATCTCGTGCTTGAAGACGAAAATGTCATAGAACTGACATTGGATGAAATGGATCGCAGCAGCGAGGAATTTGCCGATATTTTCATTGCTCTCAAGAACAGGGAGCTTGGGTGCCGGACGACCATGACATTCGACCGGAAAGCCGCACGAACCGTCCCCCATATGGAACTCCTCGCATGA
- a CDS encoding LLM class flavin-dependent oxidoreductase, giving the protein MTSGKTVPISILDLSPIAEGQSVSDALSASRRMAVAAEEHGYTRFWLAEHHGMPGIASAATSIVIAHVGAATKRIRIGSGGIMLPNHSPMVIAEQFGTLSALFPSRVDLGLGRAPGTDMRTARALRRNMEAGVDNFPQDIQELQLLLGPPVGDGSLIAVPGVNSDVAVWLLGSSLYSAHLAAALGLPYAFASHFAPDQLFEVISIYRDRFQPSETLDKPYMIVGVMGAVAETDQEARRLFTSAQQQFINLRRNVRSQFPRPVETMEGLWSEMERFGVEHTLQHAVVGGPATAAEKLSRFLKDTGADEVIVSMPIHDIEARLTSVRLFADLQRQACEAA; this is encoded by the coding sequence ATGACTTCTGGAAAAACCGTGCCGATTTCCATTCTGGACCTTTCGCCTATCGCAGAAGGGCAGAGCGTGTCGGATGCGCTTTCGGCCTCGCGGCGCATGGCCGTTGCGGCTGAAGAGCATGGTTACACGCGGTTCTGGCTGGCCGAACATCATGGCATGCCGGGCATTGCCAGCGCGGCGACCTCAATTGTCATTGCCCATGTCGGGGCTGCAACCAAACGGATTCGCATTGGCTCCGGCGGTATCATGCTGCCCAATCATTCACCGATGGTGATTGCCGAGCAATTCGGTACGCTTTCGGCGCTGTTTCCGAGCCGGGTCGATCTGGGTCTCGGTCGGGCGCCTGGCACCGATATGCGCACGGCCCGCGCCTTGCGTCGCAATATGGAGGCGGGCGTGGATAACTTCCCCCAGGATATTCAGGAGCTGCAATTGCTGCTGGGGCCGCCGGTTGGCGATGGCAGCCTGATTGCGGTTCCCGGTGTGAATAGCGATGTGGCGGTGTGGTTGCTTGGCTCCAGTCTTTACAGCGCCCATCTGGCGGCGGCGCTGGGTCTACCTTATGCGTTTGCGTCACATTTCGCCCCCGATCAATTGTTCGAGGTGATCTCGATCTACCGTGATCGGTTCCAGCCATCCGAGACCCTCGACAAGCCCTATATGATCGTCGGTGTGATGGGCGCTGTGGCCGAAACGGATCAGGAGGCGCGGCGTCTGTTTACCTCCGCCCAGCAGCAATTCATCAACCTGCGGCGCAATGTGCGCAGCCAGTTTCCTCGCCCGGTCGAGACCATGGAAGGGCTGTGGAGCGAGATGGAACGCTTTGGCGTCGAGCATACGCTGCAACATGCCGTGGTGGGCGGCCCGGCGACGGCGGCTGAAAAGCTGTCTCGCTTCCTGAAAGATACCGGGGCTGACGAGGTGATTGTCTCCATGCCGATCCACGATATCGAGGCACGGTTGACATCGGTCCGGCTGTTTGCCGATTTGCAGCGTCAGGCCTGCGAGGCGGCGTGA
- a CDS encoding NUDIX hydrolase: MRIAGLAFRNGHVLVHRAVHEKFWTFPGGRAEVGEPSETTLKREMMEELGLEATVDRLLWSVESFFHYEGRDWHELGMYYLMQLPDTLAFHESEIIHRIQDGKNALEFKWARATKEALTALDIPPYFIADEIENLPQTSRHLVWNDGNLDDK, encoded by the coding sequence ATGCGTATTGCGGGCTTGGCTTTTCGCAACGGCCATGTGCTGGTGCATCGCGCCGTGCATGAAAAATTCTGGACCTTTCCCGGAGGCCGGGCGGAAGTGGGCGAGCCTTCTGAGACCACGCTGAAGCGCGAGATGATGGAAGAGCTTGGGCTGGAAGCCACGGTTGATCGCCTGTTGTGGAGCGTCGAGAGCTTTTTCCATTATGAAGGCCGGGATTGGCATGAACTGGGCATGTATTACCTCATGCAGCTGCCAGATACGCTTGCCTTTCATGAAAGCGAGATCATCCACCGCATTCAGGATGGCAAGAACGCGCTGGAATTCAAATGGGCACGCGCCACCAAAGAGGCGTTGACCGCACTGGATATTCCACCCTATTTCATTGCCGACGAGATTGAAAACCTGCCCCAAACCTCCCGCCATCTGGTGTGGAACGATGGCAATCTGGACGACAAATGA
- a CDS encoding DoxX family protein → MTTETLYSAPGTPPKTRLFLPVLGKFYEGFAEPLAFTAFRVAIGAMLVIEGYPKIMAPMAQIGFVQNLGFYPGWLWSPMLAAMQFFGGFLIMIGLFTRPVALANGIMLAVTLWFHTQFPYGHAFLTQEGIEALKSGATLFTPEAVKRLADGGTAFLEQVQTKAELASLFWTGGALFYAAFGGGALSVDRLLVKREF, encoded by the coding sequence ATGACAACCGAAACACTTTATTCCGCGCCTGGCACACCGCCTAAAACCCGGCTGTTTCTGCCGGTCCTCGGAAAATTCTATGAGGGATTTGCCGAGCCCCTGGCCTTCACCGCGTTTCGGGTTGCCATCGGCGCCATGCTTGTCATCGAGGGCTATCCGAAGATCATGGCGCCCATGGCCCAGATCGGTTTCGTACAAAATCTTGGATTCTATCCGGGCTGGCTCTGGTCGCCGATGCTGGCCGCCATGCAATTTTTCGGTGGGTTCCTGATCATGATCGGGCTTTTCACACGGCCAGTCGCACTCGCCAATGGCATCATGCTGGCGGTTACCCTGTGGTTTCACACCCAGTTCCCCTACGGCCATGCATTCCTGACGCAAGAGGGTATCGAGGCCCTTAAAAGCGGCGCAACATTGTTTACCCCAGAAGCCGTCAAACGGCTTGCCGATGGCGGCACCGCCTTCCTGGAACAGGTGCAGACCAAGGCCGAGCTTGCCTCGCTGTTCTGGACCGGCGGCGCGCTGTTTTATGCGGCCTTTGGTGGCGGAGCGCTGTCGGTGGACAGGCTGCTGGTCAAGCGCGAATTCTGA